In Acidisarcina polymorpha, the DNA window CTGGCTCTGATGTCCTGCTTCCAAACCACCCGCTCAAAATGAATATCCCTGAGCTTTTATAAAGAGGATGCGCCTGCTCGAAAGGTTTACTGTATCTCCGGCAGACCGCTGAGCATCTTCTGCGAAACCGTACGCAGATAGGGGTTCTCGTCGGTATCGGCCACATTGTGGAGCACCTGGCGAACGCTGCTGTCGCTATCGACCGGCTGCAATAGAGCGACTGCTTTAAGCCGGACCTTGGGATCGGAGTCTTTTCGCAAAGCGTTCAAAATCACATTGCGAACGTTCCTGTCCTCTCCCACATAGGGCTGTAAGCCTTCAAGCGCCTTGAGCCGCACTTCGGCGTCTTTATCGCGCCGCAAAGCAGCTATAAGTGCATCGCGCTCCTGGCCGGCTTCGCACTGATGCCCGGCCCGGCACTCTCCGGCCAGCAACGCCACTGAATCAGAGCGGACACCGGTATCCAGATGGCTCGATGCGCCAATCAGCAGCATCTTCCGTATCTCGGGACTGTCGAGCGAACCGGTCATCGTCTCCGGAACCAGCCGTTCATAGGTGATCTTCACATCCTCCGACCCCGGCTCTTGCTCGATCCCGTGAATAGCACCGATATTCAAGCTGTCCTGAGCAGCATCGGCACCTTGGGAGATCGTTACGTGAGGCGTGATGGGAGCGGTTTTCTTCCCCATCCGATACCCTGCAGCGCCGCCCGTGCACAGTCCAATGATCAGCAATACCGAGGCCATCGCCGGGGCGGACTGGACGCGGGCGATGCCATTAAAAAGCCGGTCAATGACCTTCGTCATCCAACCACTGCGGGGAACCGCATCCAGCGCCTCTTCCAGCCGAAGCCGGGTGCGCGTCAGCAGATTCGGAGAGGGCTCCAGCATCGGGTAAAGCGACATTGCCTGACGGAGTCCCTGGACGGCTTCCATCTCCTTTCGACAATGCCCGCATTCGGAAAGGTGGCGTTCTAATCGGTGACTGGCGTCATCGGGCAATTCCCCGTAGATCGCCAGCGCAATATCCTGCTGCGCGGTTTCGCACTGTGATTCGTGCTTCATGGTGTTCCTTTGCTCCTGGCCTCAACGTAAAGTCGCCAAATTTGCTCTTAATTTTTTTGTCGCCCGGAAGAGCGTATTCTTGGCGGTCTCTTCCGTGGTGTTCAGCATTTCGCCGATGGTCCTTAATTTCAGACCCTGGTAATGCTTGAGTTCAAAAACCATGCGCTCGCGGGGAGTGAGAGTATCGAGTGCTGCCTTAATTCTTTCGCCCAGGAACTTGCGCTCCAGTTCGCGATCCGGATTGGCCATCGAGCGATCGTCCGACACATTGCTCAACAGATCGATCTGCTCCCCCGAAGAGTCAACCATCACCGCCTGATCTTCCCGCCGCGACTTCCTGCGGCGTAGATGATCCAGACAGAGATTAGTCACGATCCGGTAGAGCCAGGTGTAAAAGGAACATTCAAACCGAAAATTTCCGAGATACCGGTACGCCTTGAGAAACGCCTCCTGGTGAACATCCTGCGCATCCTGTTCCGAGCCCGTCAAATGCAAAGCCAGCCGCAGCACCGCCTGGTCATATTGACGAACCAGCGAGTCGAATGCCGGCCGCGAGCCCTGTTGGGCCTCGCGAATCAGTTCATTCTCGTTTTCGCGAGTCCGGGCATCGATGGCCATGCTAGAAGAGGATTGTAGCCTCCGCGGCTTGGTCGCTATTTGCGCGGGAAGGCGAAGGGCGTCGGTGGCCATGCGATCGTGCTCCTGTTTGGTTAAGGGACGGGTAGGTATTGAGTTGGTGAGCATAGAACAGCAAAATTCTTCTGGATTCCCCAAGTGCTCGATACCCAAAGATGGAAACTCCAATTTGAGCGAAAAGTTGTCGGCTGCGCAAACGCCGGCCGCTCGGCGACGCAAGACCGGGCGGTGACTCTCGTTCTAAACTTGTGAAATGGTTCAAAATAACGCAGAGAACGAAGGCGAAGAACTTTTCGCCCGCGCCACAAAAGCGGCTCCTGTTTTAGCATCAGCCGGTTGGATCACCGCCTATTGTGACGGCGGGTCGCGCGGCAATCCCGGTCCCTCTGGCTATGGCGTCTACCTCCAGGACGAAAGCGGAAAACCGCTCGCTGAATTGAGCGAATACCTGGGTAAGCAAACCAACAACTACGCCGAATACTCCGGTCTGCTGGCAAGCTTGAATTTCGCCCTGGAACATGGGCATTCGCGACTGCGGGTGGTCTCCGATTCGGAGCTCATGGTCAAACAGATCAAAGGCCAGTACCGAGTCAACAGTCCCGATCTGCGCCCGCTCTACGACGAGGCCAAACAGCGTATCGCCAGGCTCGATCAGTTCCAGATCCAGCACGTTTTACGAGGAAAAAACAAAGACGCCGACCGGCTAGCTAATCTAGCTATGGATCGGGGCGCCAACCGGGTCGCGTCGGCGCCCGCCGCAGGCTCCACCTTTCGCGCAGCAATCAAGGCAGTCGCCGGGAGCGGTCCCGCAAAGGATACTGCCCCCGCAGCGGTCAAACCTTTGCGCGGATTGGTCAAGGGAGGCGTCATCCACCTTCTGGGCGGCGAATTACCGGATGGAATTTTCGTGCGGGTGACGCCCGAAAGCAAGTAGCTTACCTGCGGGTGACGCCCGCTTCGCATCTCGACTTCAACCCACACGCGGTACTCCTCTCTTGCACTCTCGGGAAAACTGAGTGGAATACCGCCAGCTTCTACTTGAAATCGGCAGGAACCCCGTCCAATGAGATACGGCTGAGGGCCGCTATTTCGCCAAGCAAGCCTTGACCGCCTCACTCACGAGCTTTCCATCCGCGCGAACTCCGGCTTCCTTGATCCGCTCCTGCACCGCCTTCATCACCACCCCCATGTCCTTCGGCCCGGGGACGAAGCCACTGACCGCCAGGTCATCGATGGTGGAGACGACCAGCCTGCGAATTTCATCCTCGCCTGCTGCCTTGGGCATGTATTCCTCGATGAGCGCGATCTCCCCGGCCTCTTTCGCTGCCAGGTCGGGCCGGTTGCCCTTGGTGAACTGCTCGATCGAGTCCCGCCGCTGCTTAATCATGGTGGTGAGGATCTGGTAGGCCTCGGCGTCGGTCAAGGGCTCACGCTTGTCGATCTCCTTGTTCTTGAAAGCGGTCTTCATCATGCGAATCGTCAAAAGCCGTTCCGTATCCCGCGCCTTCATCGCCGCAATCATGTCCTGATCTACTTGCTTGACTACACTCACGACTGCTCCATTCTCGGTGTGCCCTACGGTATCTTGCCTGCTCTTTCAAGTACATGCCTTAGATGGGTGGCGGGTCAACCTCCAGGGTTCTTCGATTGGCGCACTGGTCCGGAACTTGCTGACGAGGCGCTTCACGGCCGGAGCGCAGCTGCACGATGCCGCCGCAGCGCGTCCAGGTGGACGAGCAGAGCGATGAGAGCGCCGGCGATCATACTCCAGGCACGTCGCTCGGCAAGCGCTGGCCCAGGATTCTGATTGAGGATGTGGCAGATTGAGGCTTCATTCTCCTGAAGCCGACGCATCTACCTAGAGATACGATCTCCACTGAGTTTGAGATCGGTTTAGGGAGATTGAGGATGCCGATCATCCTGGCTCTAAATCCGGGCAGCAACTCGCTGAAGTTCGACCTGGTTGAAGTTCACGACAAGCAGCAGTGCGCGAGCTTAGGTGACAAGCTGTTGAGCGGAAACATTGATGATATTGGCAAGAAGACCACGCTCAAGTTGATTCGAGATGGAGAGCAGATCGCCGAGACAGAGGGAGACTTTGGCGATTTTCACCAAGCCACCGAACAGGTCATTCACACCTTAGAAACCGCAGACTTCGAGAGAGTTCCCAAACTAGAAGGGGTCGACCTGGCAGCGGTACGGGTTGTCCATGGTGGTGACAGCTTCACCGCAGCAGTGAAATTTACAGACGATGTAGCGCGGACGATCGAGAGTCATGAGAAGCTGGCGCCGTTGCATAATGCCAACTCTCTCGAAATCATTCGCGCGGTTCAGAAAAAAGCGCCTACGTTGCCGATCGGTGTGGCCTTCGACACTGCCTTTCACCATAGCTTGCCCGAACATGCGTGGCGCTACCCGATCGAACGGAAGCTTGCCGACCGGTACGGCATTCGCAAGTATGGTTTTCATGGGCTGTCGCATCTCTACATGCTGGAGCAGTACGCACACTTGACCTCAAGGCCTCCAGACCGGATTTCGGCAGTCACCATGCACCTTGAGAGCGGTTCTTCGGTCGCCGCGATCCAAAACGGAGAATCTGTGGACACGTCGATGGGCTTCACTCCGCTCGAGGGACTGATGATGGGAACCCGTTGTGGGAGCATCGATGCGGCCATTGTGGGCTTCCTCATCAAAGAGGCGCAGATGACCGCGGACGAAGTGATGAAGGTGCTGGAGAAGGAATCCGGTCTGCTCGGTATCTCGGGGAAGAGTCTCGATACTCGCATTCTTCGCAAATCGAATGAGGAGGCCTCCAAGCTGGCGCTCGAAATGTTCGGCTATCGGGCCAGACAGTTCGTGGGCGCCTCCCTAGCGACGCTTGGTGAGGCGGAAGCCCTTATCTTCGGCGGAGGCATCGGGGAAAACACGCCCGAAGTTCGGCTCAATGTTTGTGATGGCCTAAAGGGATGGGGTGTGGTGCTGGACGAAGATAAGAATTGGGCGACCAGCGACGGAGACGTGCTCATCAGTGATCCTTCCTCGAAGATCGCTATTTGGGTCATTCATTCCGAAGAGGGCCTGCAACTTGCCCATGAATGCGCACACATATGAATTCCCGCTGCTGGCGAACTCCGTTGCTGCGAAGAGAATCCTATACCGGAATGGAGAGTTTATGCCTGGCTTGACTGGAGAAAGTGCCGCGCCATTTGTCCCGGAAGACCACTCGCTGGCCGTGTTGCGGGAAGCGATAAAGCAGTGCCGAGGCTGCGATCTCTATAAACATGCCACCCAGGCAGTATTCGGCGAGATAGAAGACAAAGGTGGGCACAAGCGACCGAATGTTTCGATCATGATGATCGGCGAACAACCAGGTGACCGCGAAGACGTGGAAGGAAGACCGTTCGTCGGCCCCGCCGGAAAGCTCCTTGATCGCTGCTTGAAGGAGGCGGCAATCGACCGGCTGGAGGTCTACATTACGAATGCAGTCAAGCATTTCAAGTGGGAGCCTCGCGGTAAATTGCGCCTCCACAAGAAGCCTTCGCTGACTGAAATTCGGGCCTGCCGGCCGTGGCTCGACGCGGAGATTGATGCGATGCGCCCAAGCCTGATCGTCTGTCTCGGAGCGACTTCCGCTCAGGGTTTGTTGGGTTCAAACTTCAAAGTGACTGTTGACCATGGAGTTGTACAGCAACTGATCGGGCTCCCTCCGATCATTGCCACCCTTCATCCCTCGGCAATCTTGCGCGCGGCTACTGAAGAGGACGGCCAGAGGCAGACGGAAACGCTCGTGAATGATCTTCGTGAGGCGAAGCGCGTTCTCAGCTCGCTTCCAGCAGCTTCTTGACCCGGGTTTGCAATGCTTGCGCATCGACCGGTGCTCGCACCTTCATGTCGTTGTCAAAGTAGACGAAGACGTCCCTCTTCTTACGCTTCGGGGCATCGATATCACCCGCCCTCTTCCCATCGCGAACTTCGCCGCCGGCCGCCCACGACGCGATGCGGCGCGCCCAGCGATCGAGTGCTTCGTCTTCATAACCGCTCGCATAAAGCTGTTCGCTGCCGTGCAGGCGGCAATAAACAAAATCTGCCGTCACGTCCATCAGCAGCGGCCACTCGACCGTATCGGCTACGACCAGGCCCACATCGTGATGGCGAAGCATTTGTATGAATGCGTCGCAGGCGAAGCTGTCATGGCGGATCTCGACCGCGTGGCGAAGGCGAAAGGAGCGCTTTACCTCAAGCCAGCTCCGCTGATCGAGACGCTTGTCATGAAGACGGCCGAGTTCGGCTGCTTCCTTTTGGGTCCTCGGAAGAAGTCTGAAGAAAGCGTCTAACTTTTCTGCTTCGAACTTGAAATTCGGTGGAAATTGCCACAGCACAGGGCCCAATTTCGGACCAAGGCGCAGGACGCCCTGCGCGAAGAAGTTCGCAAGTGGAACTTCGATGTTGCGCAACTTGAGCATATGGGTGATGTAGCGAGAGCCTTTGACGGCAAAAACAAAATCGTCCGGCGTCTCGGCACACCAGGTCTCAAAGCTGCTTGGTCGTTGCAGCGAGTAAAAAGAGCCATTCAGCTCGATGGTGTTGAAGCGGCGCGAGGCAAATTCCAACTCTCGTCGCTGGGCCAGGTTTTTGGGATAGAAAACACCACGCCAGCCCTTGTAGCGCCAGCCTGATATTCCGATTCGCACGTCCCCCGGCGCTTGTTTCAAACTCAAGCCTCTATGGCGCAAAAGATGACGATGAGATTAGTTTAGGATGCCTTAGCGAGGCCAAAGTTGGTCGGGGAGAGAGGATTCGAACCTCCGGCCCCCTGCTCCCGAAGCAGGTGCGCTACCAGGCTGCGCCACTCCCCGAACGTGTGAAAGGATGCTCCGGCGCGGGGTTCCTGGAAGGTCCTTCGATCGCCACAAGCAGTCTTAAGTGTAGCAGAAAGACCGCGTTCAGCACGACCTTCGCTAGAGGCCATCCGGGAGCGGTTGGACCCCCCGTCTCTGCCTCCTTCTGTCACAATTGAGGAGCCGTTGTCGTGAAAGTGAGGCGGCAGAGGAACGAAATCAGCTTCGAGATGACCCCACTCGACCAACTCGACCTTTCCGGCGTGCGGGTGCTGGATGGTGGCATGGCGACCGAGCTTGAAAAGCTGGGGTGCGATCTATCCGGCGCACTCTGGTCGGCGCGCGTCCTGCGGGAAGCACCGGAGAAGATAGCTGCGGTCCACTCCGCATATCTCGCTGCTGGCGCTGATTGCATCCTCACTGCCAGCTACCAAGTCTCAGCCGAGGCCTACGCGGACGCCGGACTCTCCCCGAAAGATGCTGAAATCGCCGCTGCTGCCGACCTGGTAAAGTCTGTCCAGATCGCAGAAGACGCCCGCGCCGGCTTCTTTCCGTCTTCTCGCCGCGAAGTCCTGATAGCAGCCTCGCTCGGCCCCTATGGGGCGGCGCTGCACAACGGCGCCGAGTACCACGGCAACTACGAGATTTCCCTTGACGAACTCGTGGCGTTTCATGCGCGGCGGGTGGCCGTCCTGGCGGGGACGAGTGCCGACCTCATCGCCTTTGAGACCGTCCCATCCTTTCAAGAAGCCAAGGCGATCGTCAAGGCACTCGCGCCGTTCTCGGAGATTGGGGGTTGGGTGACCTTCACCTGCAAAGATGAATCACGTGTCGCCCATGGGGAACCCATCTCGGAATGTGCCGCCTTACTCGACGCCGCGCCCCAAGTCGTCGCCGTTGGGATCAACTGCACGCCGCCAAACTTGGTGGCCGCGCTGCTCCGCGAAGTCAGGAGAGCCACGGACAAGCCGATCGTGGTGTATCCCAATTCCGGGGAAAGCTGGAATGGGGCAACACGAACATGGTCGGGCACGGCCGATCCGGCCGGGTTCGGGGAGCTGGCCGCTCAATGGGTGGATGCTGGAGCTCAGATTGTCGGTGGGTGTTGTCGTACCGGGCCGGCGCATGTGCGCACCATCCGCGAGGTTCTCGCGTGATCACGGGCGCCTGTTTGCCGGACACGATTTTGCTGACAGGCTTCAGATGAGCCAGAAGTCGGGTTCAAGTGTTAGGACGACCGGTCTTTCCCATGCGACAATAAAAATACCGCTATGAATTCAGAGTCGCCTACCGTGACTTTACCTCATGTGATGAGGATGGCTGCTCCTCCCGCGCCCACGAACGTCACCCCCGAGCTGCTGGCGCAGCACGGCATCACCGCTGAAGAATATGCGCGGATAGAAGCGGCGCTAGGCCGGGTCCCGAGCCTCACAGAGCTGGGCATTTACTCGGTCATGTGGAGCGAACATTGCTCCTACAAATCCTCCAAAGTTCACCTGAAGCGGCTGCCAACCAAGAGCGACCGCGTAGTTCAGGGGCCGGGCGAAAACGCCGGAATCATCGATGTCGGCGACGGCTGGGGCTGCGCCTTCAAGATCGAGTCGCACAACCACCCGTCCTATATCGAGCCATTTCAGGGCGCGGCCACTGGAGTCGGCGGCATCCTGCGCGATATCTTCACTATGAACGCGCGACCACTGGCGGTAATGGATTCGCTGCGCTTCGGGCCGATTTCGCCCGGGGAGTCTCCCGAAACCGCGTCCGATGTCATTCGGAAAAATCACACCATCATGGAAGGCGTCGTCAGCGGCATCGCTGGATACGGCAACTGCTTCGGCGTGCCGAACCTCGGCGGCGAGACGCGCTTCGAGCCTTGTTATTCGGGTAATCCGCTGGTAAACGCCTTTGCGCTAGGACTGGTTCGGCTGGACGAAATTTTTTACGCGAAGGCCACAGGTGTCGGCAATCCCGTGATCTATGTTGGCGCCAAAACGGGACGCGACGGCATCCACGGCGCCACCATGGCGAGCGAAGAGTTCAAGGAAGGCTCGGAGCAGAAGCGCCCCAACGTGCAAATGGGCGACCCGTTCATGGAGAAGCTCCTGCTTGAGGCCTGCCTCGAGGCGATGAAGACCGGCGCGGTCCTCGGCATTCAGGACATGGGAGCTGCCGGTTTAACGTGTTCGACTTGCGAGATGGGCGCGCGGGGCGGGGTCGGCCTTGAGATTGAGCTCGACAACATTCCGCAGCGAGCGACTGGCATGACCTCCTACGAGATCATGCTGTCCGAGTCGCAGGAACGGATGTTGCTGGTCGCTGAAAAAGGCCGCGAGCAGGAAGTTCTCAGCGTTTTTGCCAAGTGGGGCCTCGACGCGACCATCGCCGGCGAGGTGGTAGCCGAGAACCGGATGCGCGTCCGCCATCACGGCGAACTGGTCGCCGATATACCGAATGAATCGCTGACCGACGACGCACCGCTCTACCATCGGCCAGTCGGCACGTGGAAGGCTCCGGTACCGCTCGATCCACCGGCTGAAGTTCTGGCGGAACTGCAAAAGCCCCGCGACTATACCGCGGATTTGAAGAAGCTTCTTGGCTCGTCGAACATCTGTTCCAAAAGATGGGTCTTCGAGCAGTACGACTCGATGGTTCAGACGAACACGGTGCAAGGGCCGGGTGGCGAAGCGGGCGTTATGCGGATTAAAGGAACAAATCGAGGCCTCGCGATGGCGCTGGCCGGAAACAGCCGCTGGTGTTACCTCGATCCCAAGCTCGGAGCCATGCACGCAGTCGCCGAAGCCGCCCGTAAAGTCGCCTGCACCGGCGCAACTCCCGTAGCCGCAACCAACTGTTTAAACTTCGGCAACCCCGAAAAGCCCGAGATCATGGCCCAGCTCTCCGCCGCCATCGACGGCATTGGCGAAGCTTGTAAGGCGCTCGGGACCCCGATCACAGGCGGGAATGTTTCGCTCTATAACGAAACTCGGGGCGAAGGAATCTATCCGACTCCAGTGATCGGGATCGTTGGGATTATCGACGATGTGACGAAGGCTGTTGGGTCAAGTTTTTCTAACCCAGGCGATGTACTGCTCCTCATCGATGCGGGAGGGTCCGCAGGCCACACAGCTATACAGGAATTCGGCTCCTCCGAGTATGCCAAGCTCATTGTAGGCGCGCTTTGGGGAAGGCCGCCGTATATGAACTCGTGGGCATTGTCGGTCGAAGCTGAATTGCACCGAAGACTGGCGGCGCTGGCGAAGGACGGCTTGATCACCGCCGCCATCGATATCTCAGACGGCCTGGCTGTAGCACTTGCAGAAGGTTGTTTTGCACAGAAAACCGGAGTGGACATAAACCTTATCGGTTATCCAACGGAAGTGCCTTCTGTGCGCTTATTTTCAGAGGAGTGTTCGGGGCGTGTGATCGTAGCCTGCTCGCCTCACAATGTCGAAAAAGTCGAATCCGCCTTTCGCTCGGGCGCTCCTAACATATGGAAGATGGGCACGGTGACAGACGGAACGTTCCGCATTGCAATTTCGGTCTACGAGGAAACAGATCGAAATCAATTTAGGAAGGTCGACAGTGTTACTTATATACACACCGATATATCGGAGCTAGAGGCTGCCCACTCTGGCACCCTCTCGTCCCTCCTAACCGAGGTACACGCGTGAAGACTCCGCGCCTCTTGATGGAGGGTGTTCCCGGCGCGGAGCCGCTGGAAGCGCAGATCCTTCGACTACGCCGCTGCGCGGCTCCGCGCAGGAGGACAAAAGTTGTGGAGGACGACGCAGACACCCTCCACGAAGAGTGCGGAGTCGTAGCCATCCACGGCCATCCCGACGCCGCGCGCCAGGCCTATCTCGCCCTCTATGCCCTGCAGCATCGCGGACAGGAATCGGCTGGCATCGCCACCGCCGACTACAAGAACCTCTCGAACATCAAGGGCATGGGCCTGGTCGCGGACATCTTCACCGACGACGTGCTGGCCAAGCTGCCGGGCGAGATGGCCATCGGCCACACTCGCTATTCGACGACTGGCGACTCGGCGCTGCTCAACGCGCAGCCGATTCGGGTGGATTCGACCAAGGGCCTCATCGCCATCGCCCACAACGGCAACCTCGTCAATCTCGGCAACATTCGTACCCGGCTTGAACGCGACGGTGCGTTCTTCCAGACCACCAGCGACTCCGAAATCATCGTTCAACTGATCGCGCATTCCCACGCCGGAACTCTGGTCGACGCGATCGCCGACTCGCTTTCGCAGGTCGACGGGGCCTTCTCGATCGTGATGATGACCCGCGACCGCATCTTCGCTGCCCGCGATCCGCGCGGCTTCCGGCCGCTCTCGATGGGTCGCATCGTCAACCCGGACGGCCCCGACACGATCGTCTTCGCCTCCGAGACCTGCGCCTTCGATCTGCTCCGCGCCAAGTGGGAGCGCGATGTCAAGCCCGGGGAACTCGTCATGGTCACCCAGGATGGCGTCACCTCGCGGCAATATTCTACCGGCGTCCCCCAGACCAGCTGCATCTTCGAGCATGTCTATTTCGCGCGTCCGGACAGCCGTATCTTCGGCCGCTGGGTGCAGGAAAGCCGCGACCAGATGGGCCGCCAGCTCGCCCGAGAATCGGGCGTTCCCGCCGACCTGATCGTGCCGGTTCCTGATTCCGGCGTGACGGCGGCGCTTGGATACTCAGCCGAAAGCGGTATCCCGTTCAACTTCGGTTTGATTCGCAACCACTATGTGGGCCGCACCTTTATCGAGCCCGAGCAGCGCGTCCGCGATTTCGGCGTGAAGCTCAAGCTGAACCCCGTCCGCAACCTGCTTGAGGGCAAGCGAATCATCCTGATCGACGACTCCATTATTCGCGGAACCACGAGCCGCAAGATCGTGCGCATGGTTCGGCAGGCGGGCGCGAAGGAAGTCCATCTGCGGATCAGTTGTCCGCCAACGATCTCGCCATGCTTCTATGGAGTGGATACGCCGCGGAAGAAGGAGCTGATTGCGGCGAATAACTCCGTCGAAGAGATTCGCCGCTACATCGAAGCAGACACGCTGGCCTATCTCTCACTTGATGGCCTCGAACAGGCCTGTCACGGCGTCGAGAACAACCATTACTGCACGGCTTGTTATACCGGGATTTATCCTACCCAATGGGTCGACGTGGAAGACATCTTGCCGGCGGCGGTAGGCGCCCGGTAAGCTGCTGATCACTCTGCTGCAGCTTCCACCTGCATCCTGCGAACCGGTGCCGTTCTTCGGACCACTCAAGTACAACCCCACGTTGCAGCCACGCTTCCCAAGTCGGTGGAGGAACTGCTATGCCTGCAGCCAAAAAGGCCGCCAACAAGTCTACGACCAAAAAGTCCCCCGCCAAAAGTGCGAGCAGGAAGAGCGGCGGACGGAAGTATAGTCCCAAGGCCTCAGAGTCGGTCGAAACCGAAATGCATGAGATGAAGCGAGGCAAGCTGAAAACGGGGACGGGCAAGAAAGTGACGAACCCGAAGCAGGCGATCGCCATCGGATTATCAGAAGCGCGGAAGTCTGGGGTGAAGGTTCCGCCTCCACCGAAGAAGTCAGCTTTGGCGAAAAAGACCTCCACCAGGAAGAGCAACTAACCTTCGAGGCCGTCCTACTCTTTACTAGGCGACGAAGTTGAAGCAGCCGCGCTCGTTGACGGCGTAGAGGATGAGCTATCCGAACTGGACTTGCTTCCGTCACCTGCGGATTTCGATGAAGAATCCTTGCTTCCTTCGCTCTTGCTTGAGCCTTCACTCGAAGATTCGCTCTTGCCTCCTCCGTCGGCCTTCGGGGCAGCGGATGATTTCGAAGGATAGTCTGTCGAATAGAAACCCGAGCCTTTGAACTGCACGGCTGGTGCGGAGATGAGGCGTTCTACTGCGCCCTTGCATACCGGGCATTCCTTCTCGTCGGGCGCACTGAAGCTTTGGATCTTTTCGAAACGGTGGCCGCATGCAGTGCAGCGGTATTCATAAAGCGGCATTGGGGTACTCCTGCTTCTAAACCGATGGCAATGCTATGGACATCGTTTCGCTCGTCAAGGCGATCTGTAACAGTGGAACGCACTCTCTCAAAAAGAGCACACGCCAGCTTGACTTCAGTTCACCAGGCTTAGATGTCCAATCGCCTATACGTCAGTATTACAGATTCACCGATTAACATGGCGGCGCAAACAAGAGGCGCCGCCCAAGGTTAGGTTGACTTACGCTTCGTTGAGGGTGACGACGCCGGCCTGAACGATCCCGTCGGCTGATCGCAATGCCTCGAGCAATTTGGTGGTGACATTGCCGTCCACCTGCACCACCGCCAATGCGGAACCTTGCGGCACATGCTTGCTGCGCACCGATCGTCCTAGGGCAAAGTTGGCGATGTTCACATTGTGCTCGCCCAGGATTGTGCCGATGCGGCCGATGACTCCCGGAACATCGAGATTACGCAGCGACAAGAGCGTGCCTTGCAGCGGAGCCTCGATGTCGATGCCATCGAGGTTCAGCAGCCGAGGCGAGTTGCCATGCAGTACGGTTGCGCTCGCCGACGCTTCGACGGCATTGGTGTGCAGGACAATCTTGAGCACGCTGCCTGCGCCGCCGATGGCAGCGCTGTCCTTTTCTTCATGAACGCGAATGCCGCGCTCCTGAGCAACAGAGGCTGCATTGATGCGATTCACCGCTTCGGAATGAGACAAGATGCCCTGAATGGCGGCATTGCGAACCAGATCGGTTTTGGCTTCCGCGAGTCGTCCGCTATAGGTCAGATCAATGCTCTCGATGTTGCCTTGCAGGGAGTGTCCGAGAAACGTTCCCAGGCGTTCCGCCATTTCAAGGTAAGGCGCGACTTCCTGATATTCCTCATGTGAGAGGGAGGGCAAATTCACCGCATTCTGAACAACGCCATGCTTGAGATATTCGCGCACCTGCATGGCGATTTGGATACCGACCGCCTCTTGTGCCTCGGCCGTCGAACCCGCGATGTGTGGAGTGAGAATCACGTTCTCGAAACTGGTGAACGGGGAATCCTTCGGAGGCTCTTCGCGAAAGACATCGAGCGCCGCCCCGGCGACCTTGTCACTCTTCAACGCTTCGAGCAGCGCCTCATCGATAATCAACTCGCCGCGAGCGCAGTTG includes these proteins:
- a CDS encoding acetate/propionate family kinase — its product is MPIILALNPGSNSLKFDLVEVHDKQQCASLGDKLLSGNIDDIGKKTTLKLIRDGEQIAETEGDFGDFHQATEQVIHTLETADFERVPKLEGVDLAAVRVVHGGDSFTAAVKFTDDVARTIESHEKLAPLHNANSLEIIRAVQKKAPTLPIGVAFDTAFHHSLPEHAWRYPIERKLADRYGIRKYGFHGLSHLYMLEQYAHLTSRPPDRISAVTMHLESGSSVAAIQNGESVDTSMGFTPLEGLMMGTRCGSIDAAIVGFLIKEAQMTADEVMKVLEKESGLLGISGKSLDTRILRKSNEEASKLALEMFGYRARQFVGASLATLGEAEALIFGGGIGENTPEVRLNVCDGLKGWGVVLDEDKNWATSDGDVLISDPSSKIAIWVIHSEEGLQLAHECAHI
- a CDS encoding anti-sigma factor family protein encodes the protein MKHESQCETAQQDIALAIYGELPDDASHRLERHLSECGHCRKEMEAVQGLRQAMSLYPMLEPSPNLLTRTRLRLEEALDAVPRSGWMTKVIDRLFNGIARVQSAPAMASVLLIIGLCTGGAAGYRMGKKTAPITPHVTISQGADAAQDSLNIGAIHGIEQEPGSEDVKITYERLVPETMTGSLDSPEIRKMLLIGASSHLDTGVRSDSVALLAGECRAGHQCEAGQERDALIAALRRDKDAEVRLKALEGLQPYVGEDRNVRNVILNALRKDSDPKVRLKAVALLQPVDSDSSVRQVLHNVADTDENPYLRTVSQKMLSGLPEIQ
- a CDS encoding RNA polymerase sigma factor produces the protein MATDALRLPAQIATKPRRLQSSSSMAIDARTRENENELIREAQQGSRPAFDSLVRQYDQAVLRLALHLTGSEQDAQDVHQEAFLKAYRYLGNFRFECSFYTWLYRIVTNLCLDHLRRRKSRREDQAVMVDSSGEQIDLLSNVSDDRSMANPDRELERKFLGERIKAALDTLTPRERMVFELKHYQGLKLRTIGEMLNTTEETAKNTLFRATKKLRANLATLR
- a CDS encoding GatB/YqeY domain-containing protein, which encodes MSVVKQVDQDMIAAMKARDTERLLTIRMMKTAFKNKEIDKREPLTDAEAYQILTTMIKQRRDSIEQFTKGNRPDLAAKEAGEIALIEEYMPKAAGEDEIRRLVVSTIDDLAVSGFVPGPKDMGVVMKAVQERIKEAGVRADGKLVSEAVKACLAK
- a CDS encoding ribonuclease HI family protein translates to MVQNNAENEGEELFARATKAAPVLASAGWITAYCDGGSRGNPGPSGYGVYLQDESGKPLAELSEYLGKQTNNYAEYSGLLASLNFALEHGHSRLRVVSDSELMVKQIKGQYRVNSPDLRPLYDEAKQRIARLDQFQIQHVLRGKNKDADRLANLAMDRGANRVASAPAAGSTFRAAIKAVAGSGPAKDTAPAAVKPLRGLVKGGVIHLLGGELPDGIFVRVTPESK
- a CDS encoding UdgX family uracil-DNA binding protein (This protein belongs to the uracil DNA glycosylase superfamily, members of which act in excision repair of DNA. However, it belongs more specifically to UdgX branch, whose founding member was found to bind uracil in DNA (where it does not belong), without cleaving it, appears to promote DNA repair by a pathway involving RecA, rather than base excision.), whose translation is MNAHTYEFPLLANSVAAKRILYRNGEFMPGLTGESAAPFVPEDHSLAVLREAIKQCRGCDLYKHATQAVFGEIEDKGGHKRPNVSIMMIGEQPGDREDVEGRPFVGPAGKLLDRCLKEAAIDRLEVYITNAVKHFKWEPRGKLRLHKKPSLTEIRACRPWLDAEIDAMRPSLIVCLGATSAQGLLGSNFKVTVDHGVVQQLIGLPPIIATLHPSAILRAATEEDGQRQTETLVNDLREAKRVLSSLPAAS